From a region of the Listeria monocytogenes ATCC 19117 genome:
- a CDS encoding YqeG family HAD IIIA-type phosphatase, whose product MLKQFSPDKMLNTPFGITAAQLRKMGKTTILTDLDNTLLAWDQLDATDEVINWFTILKEEGIKVMIFSNNNEERVARVAKAIDVPYLARAKKPLGANFRWALKEMDATPEETVMIGDQIMTDIFGGNRQKLTTIFVRPVKQTDGMATKLNRMMESVILKRLAKKNQIKWEESL is encoded by the coding sequence GTGTTAAAGCAATTCTCACCAGATAAAATGTTGAATACTCCATTTGGAATTACAGCAGCACAACTTCGCAAAATGGGAAAGACTACTATTTTGACTGATCTTGATAATACGCTGCTTGCATGGGATCAACTAGACGCAACGGATGAAGTTATCAACTGGTTTACTATATTGAAAGAAGAAGGAATCAAAGTAATGATTTTTTCTAACAATAACGAAGAACGAGTTGCTCGTGTGGCAAAAGCAATCGATGTTCCTTATTTAGCCCGGGCAAAAAAACCCTTAGGCGCTAATTTCCGCTGGGCATTAAAAGAAATGGATGCAACACCAGAAGAAACTGTGATGATTGGCGATCAAATTATGACAGATATATTCGGTGGAAACCGTCAAAAATTAACAACTATTTTTGTTCGCCCTGTAAAACAAACAGATGGTATGGCGACAAAATTAAATCGAATGATGGAAAGCGTTATTTTAAAACGATTAGCAAAGAAAAACCAAATTAAGTGGGAGGAATCACTTTGA
- the udk gene encoding uridine kinase, giving the protein MTKKPIVVGVTGGSGSGKTSVTKAICDHFSGHSILMIAQDVYYHDQANISFEDRLKVNYDHPLAFDTDLLISHIAALRRYETIEKPIYDYAKYTRKKEVEIQEPREVIILEGILILEDKRLRDLMDIKVYVDTDDDIRFIRRLLRDMKERGRTMDSVIEQYLSVVKPMHNEFIEPTKKFADIIIPEGGENHVAIDLMTTKIESILQKHV; this is encoded by the coding sequence ATGACAAAAAAACCAATCGTAGTCGGCGTAACTGGCGGTTCAGGTTCTGGTAAAACTAGTGTAACGAAAGCCATTTGTGATCATTTTAGCGGACACTCGATTTTGATGATTGCTCAAGATGTCTATTATCACGATCAAGCCAATATTAGTTTTGAAGATAGATTAAAAGTAAATTATGATCATCCACTAGCTTTTGATACGGACTTACTCATTTCACATATTGCCGCACTGCGTCGCTATGAAACCATAGAAAAGCCAATTTATGATTATGCCAAATATACGCGAAAAAAAGAAGTAGAAATCCAAGAACCTAGAGAGGTTATTATTTTAGAAGGAATTTTAATTTTAGAAGATAAACGCCTTAGGGATTTGATGGATATTAAAGTATATGTGGATACCGATGATGATATTCGTTTTATTCGCAGACTTTTACGCGATATGAAAGAACGTGGTCGGACAATGGATTCTGTTATCGAGCAATATCTTTCTGTTGTTAAACCAATGCACAATGAATTTATAGAACCAACGAAAAAATTTGCCGATATTATTATTCCAGAAGGCGGAGAGAATCACGTTGCAATCGACTTAATGACAACAAAAATTGAATCCATTTTGCAAAAACATGTATAA
- a CDS encoding 5'-methylthioadenosine/adenosylhomocysteine nucleosidase, whose amino-acid sequence MTIGIIGAMEEEVELLKNSMPSVEEIVIGGAKFYVGEIAGKEVVLLESGIGKVNAALGTTLMADRFKPEVIINTGSAGGMAEGLAVGDVIISDRLAYGDVDVTEFGYTYGQVPRMPAFYQGDAVLLKKAETIYREYFAASENKAVYGLVVTNDSFIMRPDQHETIRTFFPDVKAVEMEAAAIAQVAYQFDIPFLIIRAISDLANQEATISFDEFIHLAAKQSATCIIELLKTI is encoded by the coding sequence ATGACAATTGGTATTATTGGAGCAATGGAAGAAGAAGTAGAACTTTTAAAAAATAGCATGCCAAGCGTAGAAGAAATTGTTATTGGCGGAGCTAAATTTTACGTTGGCGAAATTGCTGGCAAAGAAGTAGTGCTTTTGGAGTCAGGTATTGGTAAAGTAAATGCCGCACTTGGAACAACACTTATGGCGGACCGGTTTAAACCAGAAGTAATTATTAACACTGGTTCTGCTGGTGGTATGGCGGAAGGATTAGCCGTTGGTGATGTTATTATTTCTGACCGATTAGCTTATGGCGACGTAGATGTAACGGAATTTGGTTATACTTACGGTCAAGTCCCAAGAATGCCAGCTTTTTATCAAGGAGACGCTGTACTTCTTAAAAAAGCGGAAACCATTTACCGTGAATATTTTGCTGCAAGCGAAAACAAAGCAGTCTATGGACTTGTTGTTACGAATGATTCATTTATTATGCGTCCAGATCAGCACGAAACAATTCGCACTTTTTTCCCAGATGTAAAAGCAGTTGAGATGGAAGCTGCGGCAATCGCACAAGTTGCTTATCAATTTGATATTCCTTTCTTAATTATTCGCGCTATTTCAGATTTAGCGAATCAAGAAGCGACTATTTCATTTGATGAATTCATTCACTTAGCAGCGAAACAATCCGCAACATGTATCATCGAATTACTAAAAACAATTTAA
- the greA gene encoding transcription elongation factor GreA, with the protein MATEKVFPMTLDGKAKLENELQELKTVKRKEVVERIKIARSFGDLSENSEYDSAKDEQAFVEGRITTIENMIRNAQIIDAAEAHNGLVTLGNTVTFIELPDGEEETYTIVGSAEADPFEGKISNDSPIAKGLLGHKEGEEVTIQTPAGDMSVKIEKITAS; encoded by the coding sequence TTGGCGACAGAAAAAGTATTTCCAATGACCCTAGATGGGAAAGCAAAATTAGAAAATGAATTACAAGAATTAAAGACGGTAAAACGTAAAGAAGTAGTAGAACGGATCAAAATTGCCCGTAGTTTTGGTGACTTATCAGAGAACTCCGAGTATGATTCCGCAAAAGACGAACAAGCTTTTGTTGAAGGTCGTATCACTACTATTGAAAATATGATTCGTAACGCACAAATCATTGATGCTGCTGAAGCACATAATGGTTTAGTAACACTTGGAAATACAGTTACTTTCATTGAACTACCAGACGGTGAAGAAGAAACTTACACAATCGTAGGTAGCGCTGAAGCAGACCCGTTTGAAGGTAAAATTTCCAATGATTCTCCAATTGCCAAAGGTTTACTTGGTCATAAAGAAGGGGAAGAAGTAACTATCCAAACACCAGCTGGTGACATGAGCGTTAAAATCGAAAAAATCACTGCATCTTAA
- a CDS encoding M3 family oligoendopeptidase, translating into MSKDYALTWDLENIYAGGSGSEELQQTLQEVKADLDSFVVNVSEWDVPENVEASAEFLLLVNQNADISKILLTAGSFLECLASADINDSRANELSALIYQYVATLATAEDEWHDKFAQVSDRVWDELMEQNGLSQISFILSEARTNRRKKGSKEQEAAINSLAVDGYRGWSDHYDTIVGKLRMHVTINGEEKDISAGQALNLLNHPDRAVRQAVFKEYTRVWQSEARLFSDTLNHLSGFRLATYEIRKWDNILDEPLAINRLDEQTLKSMWNVIQTNKPTFVRFLDRKAKLLGLEKLSFYDVEAPLVFSSEPKKYSYQEGAEFIIEQFNKFSPKMANFAQSAFEKGWIEAEDRDNKRPGGFCTDFPVEKESRIFMTYDGAPGTVATLAHELGHAFHSHVIRDEPFENTDYAMNVAETASTFAEMIIADASVKDAKTKEEKITLLEDKIGRSIAFFMNIHARFIFECNFYEARKQGVVSVDRLNALMEEAQREAYLDALDEYHPQFWASKLHFYIADVPFYNFPYTFGYLFSLGIYHKAQAEGASYEDKYIALLQDTGSMTTEQLAEKHLGVDLRKADFWEEAVALAAKDVEDFLTLTEEYIK; encoded by the coding sequence ATGTCAAAAGATTATGCATTAACATGGGATTTAGAAAATATATATGCTGGCGGCAGCGGCTCTGAAGAATTACAACAAACGCTTCAAGAGGTAAAAGCTGATTTAGACAGCTTTGTTGTAAATGTTTCGGAGTGGGATGTTCCTGAAAATGTGGAAGCCTCTGCTGAATTTTTACTTCTCGTTAATCAAAATGCAGATATATCTAAAATTTTACTCACAGCTGGATCATTTTTAGAATGTCTTGCTTCCGCTGATATCAATGACTCGCGTGCAAATGAGCTTTCGGCGTTAATTTATCAATACGTTGCAACTCTAGCTACGGCCGAAGATGAATGGCATGACAAATTTGCACAAGTTTCTGACCGTGTTTGGGACGAATTAATGGAACAAAATGGTTTATCGCAAATTAGCTTTATTTTAAGTGAAGCGCGTACGAACCGCCGTAAAAAAGGGAGTAAAGAACAAGAAGCAGCTATTAATTCTTTAGCTGTCGATGGTTATCGCGGCTGGTCTGATCATTATGATACCATTGTCGGTAAACTCCGCATGCATGTTACCATTAACGGAGAAGAAAAAGATATTTCTGCTGGCCAAGCGCTAAACTTATTAAATCACCCTGATCGCGCGGTTCGCCAAGCAGTTTTTAAAGAATATACACGTGTATGGCAAAGTGAAGCTCGTTTATTTAGCGATACGTTAAATCATTTATCAGGATTCCGTTTAGCTACATATGAAATTCGTAAATGGGATAATATTCTAGATGAACCTCTTGCAATTAATCGTTTAGATGAGCAAACGTTAAAATCTATGTGGAATGTCATCCAAACGAACAAGCCTACTTTTGTTCGATTCTTAGATAGAAAAGCGAAATTACTTGGCCTTGAAAAATTAAGTTTTTATGATGTAGAAGCTCCTCTTGTCTTTTCAAGCGAACCTAAGAAATATTCGTATCAAGAAGGCGCTGAATTTATTATTGAGCAATTTAACAAATTCAGCCCGAAAATGGCAAACTTTGCGCAATCAGCGTTTGAAAAAGGTTGGATTGAAGCGGAAGACCGTGATAATAAACGTCCTGGTGGTTTTTGTACCGACTTCCCTGTCGAAAAAGAAAGTCGCATTTTCATGACATATGATGGCGCTCCAGGAACAGTCGCTACTCTTGCTCACGAACTTGGGCACGCATTCCATTCACACGTGATTCGCGATGAACCCTTTGAAAATACTGATTATGCGATGAACGTGGCAGAAACCGCTTCAACTTTTGCAGAAATGATTATTGCAGATGCTTCTGTGAAAGATGCAAAAACAAAAGAAGAAAAAATCACGTTGTTGGAAGATAAAATCGGTCGTAGTATCGCCTTCTTTATGAATATTCATGCTCGCTTTATTTTTGAATGTAACTTCTATGAAGCACGTAAACAAGGTGTCGTTTCGGTTGATCGACTTAACGCTCTAATGGAAGAAGCGCAACGAGAAGCATACTTGGACGCCTTGGATGAATATCATCCACAATTCTGGGCTTCTAAACTACATTTCTACATTGCTGATGTACCGTTTTATAACTTCCCGTACACTTTCGGTTATTTGTTCTCGCTTGGCATTTACCATAAAGCTCAAGCAGAAGGTGCTAGTTACGAAGATAAATACATTGCACTACTACAAGACACTGGTTCGATGACAACAGAACAGCTAGCAGAAAAACATCTGGGCGTTGACTTACGTAAAGCTGACTTCTGGGAAGAAGCTGTTGCTCTTGCTGCCAAAGATGTAGAAGATTTCCTTACTTTAACAGAAGAATATATCAAATAA
- a CDS encoding O-methyltransferase, producing MNDIIHDYLLKNIPKSSPFFEELEAYAKENEVPIMEPDSLYCLLQILDIQKPKRILELGTAIGYSALKMADKLPDAEIITVERDEERYEQAIHNIQRYGANDRVKVLLTDAIEGAEEILAHGPFDAIFIDAAKAQYEKFFHIYTDSLAENGVIYSDNVLFKGLALDMTPEKQRKLRVARKMRHFNDFLVTHPDFETTTIPLGDGLSISKRKKTGGVS from the coding sequence GTGAATGATATTATTCATGATTATTTATTAAAAAACATTCCTAAGAGCAGTCCTTTTTTTGAAGAATTAGAGGCGTATGCGAAGGAAAATGAAGTACCGATTATGGAACCAGATTCTTTGTACTGCTTATTACAGATTTTAGATATCCAAAAACCAAAGCGCATATTGGAGCTTGGGACGGCCATTGGGTACTCCGCTTTAAAAATGGCAGATAAACTTCCTGATGCAGAGATTATCACGGTTGAGCGCGACGAAGAACGATATGAGCAAGCAATACATAATATTCAGCGCTACGGGGCTAATGACAGAGTGAAAGTTTTATTAACAGATGCTATTGAAGGAGCTGAAGAAATTTTGGCTCACGGTCCATTTGACGCAATATTTATTGATGCAGCCAAAGCGCAATATGAGAAATTTTTCCATATTTATACCGATTCTTTAGCTGAAAATGGCGTTATTTATAGTGATAATGTTCTTTTTAAAGGGTTAGCGCTAGATATGACACCAGAAAAACAACGCAAATTACGTGTTGCTAGGAAAATGCGCCATTTTAACGATTTTTTAGTGACGCATCCTGATTTTGAAACAACGACCATTCCACTAGGGGACGGCCTATCTATTTCTAAAAGAAAGAAAACTGGAGGCGTATCATGA
- a CDS encoding YrrS family protein, giving the protein MADKRQSNNRRIKQNLVEGSRSQQNTKRKKTNLVLNVLIIVVSLLIIGSLYFVLFKTESDPTQQDNKTASSTAKKEDAAKSSEKKKDSSDDKTTETTESDDPNVAKVITKDWKPIGTEQTGDHVNSYSSTSIDWQEKRKAFSAATDIPISNTSLWFVEQGADPATQAIGTLSTKENPDKAYRVYITWVDGEGWQPTKVEELKTNDKR; this is encoded by the coding sequence ATGGCAGACAAACGACAATCAAATAACCGTCGAATTAAACAAAACTTGGTGGAAGGATCTCGCTCCCAGCAAAATACAAAACGAAAAAAGACTAATTTAGTTTTAAACGTTTTAATTATCGTGGTAAGCTTACTTATCATTGGTAGTTTGTATTTTGTGCTGTTTAAAACAGAGAGTGATCCTACGCAACAAGATAACAAAACGGCATCTTCCACTGCAAAAAAAGAAGATGCCGCTAAATCATCCGAAAAGAAAAAAGATTCTTCAGATGATAAAACAACTGAAACAACCGAAAGCGATGATCCCAATGTAGCGAAAGTTATTACCAAAGATTGGAAACCTATTGGTACCGAACAAACTGGTGATCATGTGAATTCGTACAGTTCCACAAGTATAGATTGGCAAGAAAAACGTAAAGCTTTTTCTGCAGCAACTGATATCCCAATCTCAAATACGTCGCTTTGGTTTGTAGAGCAAGGAGCTGATCCTGCGACACAAGCAATTGGTACACTCTCTACTAAAGAAAACCCAGACAAAGCATATCGTGTTTATATTACCTGGGTTGACGGTGAAGGATGGCAACCAACCAAAGTGGAAGAGCTTAAAACAAATGACAAAAGATAA
- the yqeH gene encoding ribosome biogenesis GTPase YqeH: MTEEIRCIGCGAVIQTEDPDKIGYAPKSSLNNEQVICKRCFRLKHYNEIQDVALTDDDFLRILNQISSKQALIVYVVDIFDFDGSWLPGLPRFAGSNPVLLVGNKEDVLPKSLKRDKLTRWMRTRAKEQGLAATDVVLVSAEKGHGFDTLLEKIEELRNGQDVYVVGCTNVGKSTLINRIIKQASGENNVITTSQFPGTTLDKIEIPLADGNVLVDTPGIINHHQMAHFIDTTTLKAITPKKEVKPAVFQLNEEQTLFLGALARLDYVSGGRKSLVVYVSNNLPIHRTKLEKADALYEKQAGIVLQPPTEEGMETLPKLVPYSFTIKEKADIVFSGLGWVTIPEGGAKVTAWVPEGVSATIRTSLV, translated from the coding sequence TTGACAGAAGAAATTAGATGTATTGGTTGTGGCGCGGTTATTCAAACAGAAGACCCTGATAAAATCGGCTATGCTCCAAAATCATCCCTGAACAATGAGCAAGTTATTTGTAAAAGATGTTTTCGTCTAAAACATTACAATGAAATTCAAGATGTTGCCCTAACAGACGATGATTTTTTACGTATTTTAAATCAAATTAGTTCGAAACAAGCTTTAATTGTTTATGTAGTAGATATTTTTGATTTCGATGGTAGTTGGTTACCTGGACTTCCTCGTTTTGCAGGAAGTAATCCGGTATTACTTGTCGGGAACAAAGAAGATGTATTACCAAAATCATTAAAACGTGATAAGTTGACACGTTGGATGAGAACTCGTGCCAAAGAGCAAGGCTTGGCGGCGACAGATGTCGTATTAGTTAGCGCTGAGAAAGGCCACGGTTTTGATACTCTTTTAGAGAAAATTGAAGAATTGCGAAATGGACAAGATGTCTATGTTGTCGGTTGTACAAACGTTGGTAAATCAACGCTAATCAATCGTATTATTAAACAAGCATCCGGGGAAAACAATGTCATTACAACCTCTCAATTCCCAGGAACAACGCTTGATAAAATCGAAATCCCATTAGCAGATGGCAATGTACTTGTTGACACACCAGGAATTATTAACCATCACCAAATGGCACATTTCATTGATACAACAACGTTAAAAGCTATTACACCTAAAAAAGAAGTAAAACCAGCTGTCTTCCAATTAAACGAAGAACAAACCCTATTTTTAGGGGCGCTTGCTCGCTTAGATTATGTTTCAGGTGGTCGCAAATCATTAGTAGTCTATGTATCTAATAATCTACCAATTCACCGGACAAAATTAGAAAAAGCGGATGCGTTATACGAAAAACAAGCAGGAATAGTGCTTCAACCGCCTACAGAAGAAGGGATGGAGACACTTCCTAAGCTAGTTCCGTATTCTTTTACAATAAAAGAAAAAGCGGATATTGTCTTTTCCGGACTCGGCTGGGTGACAATTCCAGAAGGCGGCGCGAAAGTTACTGCGTGGGTTCCTGAAGGCGTGAGCGCAACTATCCGGACATCACTCGTTTAA